The region AAATTTAATGATTGGTGGAGTATTTACTTTAGTGTAAATGCGTTTAAAAGTATTTACGAAGCTACTAACCCAGATTTTATCTCTACAGAGCAAAACACCTTAAGCTTATATGCGCAAAACACATTTACGTTACCAAAAGGATTCAAAGCAGAAGTGTCAGGTTGGTACAGCTCGCCTTCAGTTTGGGGAGGAACCTACCAAACCAAAAGTTTAGGCTCGTTAAATTTAGCCATTCAAAAAAAGTTTATAGACAACAAGCTAACTGCTAGATTAGCTTTTAATGATGTATTATTTACATCTCCTTGGCGTGGTGACACGCAATTTGGAGATTTAGTTATCCTAGGAAATGGTGGTGGTGACAGTAGACAAATAAGATTTAACTTATCCTATAATTTTGGTAGAGATGATGTAAAAAAAGCAAGAAAAAGAAATACAGGTCTTGAAGACGAAAAAAACAGAATTTAATAATTAAAAATAAAAACTATGAAAACAAAAATTTTAACAACAGTAATGACCTTAATCTTTTTACTAGTATCAAATCTAGCATTTAGTCAAAATGACTATTTAAAAATTACAAGAAGCAATAATAATGACGATTTTATAAAGTATCCTCCAGGTACAACTTTTAAACTTAAAGACGAAAAAGGCAAAGTGGTTTACAGTGACACATCATCAAATCGAGAATTTATAATTGATAAGTCTTATACATTAACTGTGTTTCCTCCTTATAAAAAATCTTATAATACTTATAAGCTTACGGAAGGAAAACTAGAAATAAAAAACAATAAAGAATATTTTGTAGCATTAAAAAAACATAAAAAAAAGAGTAAAACTAGTCAGAACAATAAATCAAAAAACGATAGTCAGGATAACAATAGTGAAGTAACCTATACAGGTGGCATAAGTATGAAAAAAACATTGCTTCCGTCAGCTGAAAAACTTAACACTTACAATGCAACTTTTGAATTCAGCAATGGTATAAAAGCGTCGTACAAAGATGGAAAGATGATGGCGACATTAGATGGTAAGACACTAAAAATTGAAAATAAATATTTGATTTATTCTGACTATGGCTTAATTAAATTAAGTTACAATCCAAATAATGGTGAAACATGGTGGGTTTTTGATCCCAAAAAATAATAAAAAAAAAGGGAAGCAGTAGCTTCCCTTTTTTTATTAAATACCGCTTATAAAACTACCATAAGGGTCTTTAAATTGTAATCCTTCTGTAAATCTATATTTACTTAATTGCTTATACTCTACTAAAGCCCAAAGCACAAATTCCTTTACAAAATAACTTTCTTGTTTTGATAATTTGGGTTGGTACTCGCCTAACAAATCATCTAAAGGTGATACTGCATCTAGTAAGGCTTTATATTCTTTATCTCGTAAATCATCCAATAATTCGAAGCCTTCAGCATTATTAAAAAACCATGAGACAATATCGTCATACGGACTGTCATCTTCTTGTTTTTTTAGTTTTTCTATTTTTGGAAAAAATTCTGGAAACAAACTTTTTACTGCTTCGCCAATTAAATTATAAGCCACTTGTGCTGCACCTTCTTGCTCACCTTCATACACCAATTCTACCTTACCTGTAATGGCTGGAATAATTCCTAAAAAGTCAGATAATCTGACCGTTGTTGTTTTATCACCTGCTTTTAAACTACGTAACTCTGCTGTACTTAATAAATTTTCAAAAGCAGTAATACTTAATCGCGCACTAACACCACTTTTTTCGTCAATAAAATCACTTTCGCGAGCTTCAAACACAATTTGCTCTAATAAATCTTTAGCCAATTCTGGAACGTGAATGTTATCTTTTTGAAGTGCATCAGATTTTGCCTCTTGTTGCGTAATGATTTTTGCGGTTTCGATATCTGTAGGATAATGGGTTAAAATCTGTGAGCCAATTCTATCTTTTAAAGGCGTAACAATACTACCTCTATTAGTATAATCTTCTGGATTTGCTGTAAAGATAAACTGCATATCTAGTGGTAATCTCAACTTAAATCCTCTAATCTGAATATCGCCTTCCTGTAAAATATTAAATAAAGCGACTTGTATTCTAGCTTGTAAATCTGGTAACTCATTAATAACAAAAATACATCTATTAGCACGTGGAATCATTCCGTAATGGATGACTCTGTCGTCTGCATAACTCAATTTTAAATTAGCAGCTTTTATAGGATCTACATCGCCAATAATATCTGCAACTGTAACATCTGGTGTGGCTAGTTTTTCAGCAAAACGTTCGCTTCTATGTAACCAAGTAATTGGTGTAGCATCACCTTTTTCTTTAATTAATTCGGTTGCTAAGCGCGAGATTGGTTGTAGTGGATCGTCATTAATTTCTGAACCTTCAACTACTGGAATATATTCGTCTAACAAATTCAGCATTAAACGTGCTAAGCGTGTTTTGGCTTGACCACGTAATCCTAAAAAATTGATATTATGACGTGATAAAATAGCACGTTCCAACTCAGGAATTACAGTGTTTTCGTAACCATGAACACCTTTAAACGTGGTTTCTTTATTTTGTATTTTTTCAATTAAATTATATCTTAATTCGTCTTTAATAGATTTGCTTTGGTATTCAGCTTTTTTTAAATCTCCTAAAGTTTTTATTTCTTTTATATTCATATATTTTTTCTTTTGTGACATCTTGACTGCGCTCGATGTGACATTTTGTTTTAATTATTCAAAAAATTATTCATTAGAGTGAAAAAAAACTTTTCACTTTTAACTAACCCCTATCCTTTAATTCGTTTTTTTCTATTAGTTTCATAATCTTCAAAAATCATTTCGCCTAATCCTTTTAATCCTGTATAAAAAGCTTTTCCTTGATTGGCATGCGTAAATTCTTCTACAAATTGCATTAAATATGGGTCTTGTGCAATCATAAACGTAGTGATTGGTATATGCAATTTTCTAGCTTGCTGCGCTTGTGCGTAACATTTATTAGTGATGTAAGGATTTAAACCATTACTGTCTTTATAATAAGTTCCGTCAGGTAATCGCAAACAGCTTGGTTTACCATCAGTTATCATAAAAATCTGCTTATTGGTGTTGCGTTTTCGGCGTAATAAATCCATAGCTAATTGTAAGCCTGCAACTGTATTAGTATGATAAGGTCCAACGTTTAGATATGGTAAATCTTTAATTTTTATTGGCCAAGCATCGTTACCAAAAACCAAAATATCTAAGGTGTCTTTTGGATAACGTGTTGTAATTAATTCGGCTAAAGCCATAGCGACTTTTTTTGCAGGAGTAATTCGGTCTTCTCCATATAAAATCATACTGTGACTAATATCTATCATCAAAACCGTACTCATCTGCGATTTGTGAGTCGTTTCTTCTATAACCAAATCGTCTTCGGTTAATTTAAAATCTCCAATACCATTATTTATTTGTGCATTACGAAGACTTTCGGTCATAGACACTTTATCTAAAGCATCACCAAATTGGTAGTTTCTAAAATCACCAGTATGTTCGTCTCCTATGCCAACACCTTTACTTTTGTGGTTTCCAGAACCACTACGTTTGATGTTTCCAAATATTTGATCTAAAGCCGATTGTCTAATGGCACGTTCGGTTTTAGCTGTAATAGAAGTTCCTTTTTTACCATCAGGTTTAATCTCTTCTCTTATATAACCTTTGTCCTTTAAGTCTTCAATAAAATCTTCAATGGTATAATCAGGAGTAGTTAAATTGTATTCTTTATCCAATTCTCGTAGCCAATCTATAGCTTCATCAAAATCTCCAGAAGTATGTGTAATCAACTCTTTAAAAACATCAAAGAGTTTTTCAAAAGGGGTTTGCGAAGGCGAAGAATAAGGTTTAAACACAAACCCTTTTCTATTTAATTTTTCGTTTTTCATGCACTATAAAAATACTGCTTTATTTTATAAAAATTTTTAATAGTTTGTTAAAGCCTCAAAAAAAATTGAGTACTAAATAATTTCAGCATTTGTTTTAAATGTTTTAAATTGTTTGACATAACCAAAATCTAAAACACAATGAAAAAACTATTATTAATTCCTATAGTAGCTGCGTTAGCACTTAACATGTCTTGTAAAGAGTCTGCGTCAGAAAAATTAGTAGATGAAATGGAGGAACACCAAGAAAAAATGGAGACTCATGCGGACAATATAGAAGATGCTACAGAATATGTTGAAGAAGGATTTGAAAATTTAGAAGCTGCTGTAGAGTATTTTAAGAAAGCACTCGAAGAAGTTGAAGATCCTAAAGAGCGTAAAATTATTA is a window of Olleya sp. YS DNA encoding:
- a CDS encoding magnesium chelatase, yielding MNIKEIKTLGDLKKAEYQSKSIKDELRYNLIEKIQNKETTFKGVHGYENTVIPELERAILSRHNINFLGLRGQAKTRLARLMLNLLDEYIPVVEGSEINDDPLQPISRLATELIKEKGDATPITWLHRSERFAEKLATPDVTVADIIGDVDPIKAANLKLSYADDRVIHYGMIPRANRCIFVINELPDLQARIQVALFNILQEGDIQIRGFKLRLPLDMQFIFTANPEDYTNRGSIVTPLKDRIGSQILTHYPTDIETAKIITQQEAKSDALQKDNIHVPELAKDLLEQIVFEARESDFIDEKSGVSARLSITAFENLLSTAELRSLKAGDKTTTVRLSDFLGIIPAITGKVELVYEGEQEGAAQVAYNLIGEAVKSLFPEFFPKIEKLKKQEDDSPYDDIVSWFFNNAEGFELLDDLRDKEYKALLDAVSPLDDLLGEYQPKLSKQESYFVKEFVLWALVEYKQLSKYRFTEGLQFKDPYGSFISGI
- a CDS encoding VWA domain-containing protein encodes the protein MKNEKLNRKGFVFKPYSSPSQTPFEKLFDVFKELITHTSGDFDEAIDWLRELDKEYNLTTPDYTIEDFIEDLKDKGYIREEIKPDGKKGTSITAKTERAIRQSALDQIFGNIKRSGSGNHKSKGVGIGDEHTGDFRNYQFGDALDKVSMTESLRNAQINNGIGDFKLTEDDLVIEETTHKSQMSTVLMIDISHSMILYGEDRITPAKKVAMALAELITTRYPKDTLDILVFGNDAWPIKIKDLPYLNVGPYHTNTVAGLQLAMDLLRRKRNTNKQIFMITDGKPSCLRLPDGTYYKDSNGLNPYITNKCYAQAQQARKLHIPITTFMIAQDPYLMQFVEEFTHANQGKAFYTGLKGLGEMIFEDYETNRKKRIKG